A section of the Clostridium felsineum DSM 794 genome encodes:
- a CDS encoding flavodoxin, with protein sequence MLNVNIIFWSGTGNTEIMAQLISDGIKSAGGEVELLSVSDASIDKVKASDIVVLGSPAMGDEVIEEAEMDPFIESISEEIKGKKVALFGSYGWGDGKFMRDWVERMEGYGAKVLNDGLIIQDAPEGESKDQCIEFGKKLLEN encoded by the coding sequence ATGTTAAATGTAAATATAATTTTTTGGTCTGGAACTGGGAATACTGAAATTATGGCCCAATTAATATCAGACGGTATTAAATCAGCAGGAGGAGAGGTAGAGTTACTTTCTGTAAGTGATGCAAGTATAGATAAGGTTAAAGCTTCAGATATAGTTGTGCTTGGCTCACCTGCAATGGGAGATGAAGTAATAGAAGAAGCAGAAATGGATCCGTTTATAGAGTCTATTTCTGAAGAGATAAAAGGAAAGAAAGTAGCGTTATTTGGTTCATACGGTTGGGGAGATGGAAAGTTTATGCGAGATTGGGTAGAGCGTATGGAGGGATATGGCGCTAAAGTATTAAATGATGGATTAATAATTCAAGATGCACCTGAAGGAGAGTCAAAAGATCAGTGCATAGAATTTGGAAAAAAACTTTTAGAAAATTAA
- a CDS encoding response regulator: protein MNNIRIVIVDDSPFSISVLSGMLEKNGFNVVGSASNLKEVKEVITELKPDLVTMDMVLADTDGLECTRVVHEIDPNIRVIAVSSMMDDEIIAQAKKTNISAYIQKPIDEEELVLAINRISANDDLYQELKERYCDIFKQAFTFSFNNFIKEIPKFTDIEKEERKIEHVENGISIVMGIIGKYCGRLIITLTNETAGKFVEKILKRPAKDSQEILNVVAEFGNIVGGNACSMINRENKLFGVRIAPPTTIYGESINISRNSLDAMSFFTVTFAAGEINVNIGFNKGAVEWMSNI from the coding sequence ATGAATAACATAAGGATAGTGATTGTAGATGATTCGCCATTTTCAATTTCTGTTTTATCTGGTATGCTTGAAAAAAATGGGTTCAACGTTGTTGGTAGCGCATCAAATCTAAAAGAGGTTAAAGAGGTTATAACAGAATTAAAACCAGATTTAGTAACTATGGATATGGTTTTAGCAGATACCGATGGTTTGGAGTGTACCAGGGTTGTACATGAAATAGATCCAAACATAAGAGTAATAGCTGTAAGTTCTATGATGGATGATGAGATTATAGCTCAAGCTAAAAAAACTAATATAAGTGCATATATACAAAAGCCAATTGATGAGGAAGAATTAGTATTGGCAATAAATAGAATATCTGCAAATGATGATTTATATCAGGAACTTAAAGAAAGATATTGCGATATTTTTAAGCAGGCATTTACTTTTTCCTTTAACAATTTTATAAAAGAAATTCCTAAATTTACTGATATTGAAAAAGAAGAACGTAAAATTGAGCATGTAGAGAATGGTATTTCTATAGTCATGGGTATTATTGGAAAATATTGTGGAAGGTTAATTATAACTTTAACTAATGAGACCGCTGGAAAGTTTGTTGAAAAAATATTAAAGAGACCAGCTAAAGATTCACAAGAAATATTAAATGTTGTAGCTGAGTTTGGTAATATAGTTGGTGGTAATGCTTGTTCTATGATAAATAGAGAGAATAAGTTGTTTGGAGTGAGAATAGCACCACCTACTACAATATATGGAGAATCTATCAATATATCGAGAAATAGTCTTGATGCAATGAGTTTTTTTACAGTTACATTTGCCGCTGGAGAAATAAATGTTAATATTGGGTTCAATAAGGGGGCAGTAGAATGGATGTCAAATATATAA
- a CDS encoding chemotaxis protein CheX, with amino-acid sequence MDVKYINPFLKSFMTVMPQLGLTNLRRGKVTLKDSSIESSGVIIIIGIVGDIKGNVMYSTSVDAAKKIASTMMMGMPVTELDEISQSAVSELTNMLTANAATNFAEEGLNIDISTPALMYGEFTASANYNKVICIEMYIDDMPFEINVSLNVMQK; translated from the coding sequence ATGGATGTCAAATATATAAATCCTTTTTTAAAATCATTTATGACTGTGATGCCGCAGCTGGGGTTGACTAATCTAAGGAGGGGAAAGGTTACTCTTAAGGATAGTTCAATTGAAAGCTCAGGTGTAATTATTATAATTGGTATTGTAGGAGATATTAAAGGTAATGTCATGTATTCAACGAGCGTAGACGCAGCTAAAAAAATTGCGTCTACAATGATGATGGGAATGCCTGTTACTGAACTAGATGAAATTTCTCAAAGTGCGGTTTCAGAACTTACCAACATGTTAACAGCCAATGCAGCTACAAATTTCGCAGAAGAGGGGTTAAATATAGATATATCAACTCCAGCTTTAATGTACGGAGAGTTTACTGCTAGTGCAAATTATAATAAAGTTATATGCATTGAGATGTATATAGATGATATGCCTTTTGAAATAAATGTTTCCTTAAATGTTATGCAAAAGTAA
- the cbiB gene encoding adenosylcobinamide-phosphate synthase CbiB, giving the protein MLDIVIAVVIDWIIGDPYWFPHPVIYIGKLIKMLDKLGRKLFKQNKKLRIWGGFIVIIVCSFSFLIPFTILELTKKYYILHHIINILILWTTLAARSLHKEGGKVYTALKNRDIKDARLKLSYIVGRETETLSEKEVIRADIETIAENSSDGIIAPLFFGILGGAPLAMMYKGVNTMDSMLGYINEKYKYIGFFPAKVDDVFNFIPARITGFFMCLISPIIGGNIFYSFKIMFRDRKNHKSPNCAYPEAAAAAANGIMLGGNNVYFGEIMKKPTIGDVKYELEKKHIKRTIILMYASEILFIILYVLYYIVLYIFKINTNIL; this is encoded by the coding sequence ATGTTAGATATAGTAATAGCAGTTGTAATTGATTGGATTATTGGAGATCCTTATTGGTTTCCTCATCCAGTTATATATATAGGAAAATTGATAAAAATGCTAGATAAACTAGGGAGAAAGCTTTTTAAACAGAATAAGAAACTACGAATTTGGGGTGGTTTTATTGTAATAATAGTATGCAGCTTCAGTTTTCTTATTCCATTTACAATACTTGAGCTTACTAAAAAATACTATATATTACATCACATTATAAATATTTTAATTTTATGGACCACACTTGCAGCAAGAAGTTTGCATAAAGAAGGCGGTAAGGTATACACAGCACTTAAAAATAGAGATATAAAAGATGCACGGTTGAAGCTTTCATACATAGTAGGAAGGGAAACAGAAACGCTTTCAGAAAAAGAAGTAATAAGGGCAGACATAGAGACAATAGCTGAAAATTCCTCTGATGGTATAATTGCACCACTTTTTTTTGGAATTCTAGGAGGAGCACCGCTAGCAATGATGTATAAAGGCGTAAATACAATGGATTCTATGCTTGGGTACATTAATGAAAAGTATAAATATATAGGTTTTTTCCCTGCAAAAGTAGATGATGTGTTTAATTTTATACCCGCTAGAATAACAGGTTTCTTTATGTGTTTAATTTCACCTATAATCGGGGGAAATATATTTTATAGCTTTAAAATAATGTTTAGAGATAGAAAAAATCATAAAAGTCCTAATTGTGCTTATCCTGAAGCGGCGGCAGCGGCAGCTAATGGTATAATGCTTGGTGGCAATAATGTGTATTTTGGCGAAATAATGAAAAAACCTACTATAGGTGATGTGAAATATGAACTTGAAAAAAAACATATAAAAAGAACCATAATACTTATGTATGCTTCAGAGATTTTGTTTATAATTCTATATGTTCTGTATTATATAGTTCTATATATTTTTAAAATTAATACTAATATTTTATAA
- a CDS encoding PrkA family serine protein kinase, translating to MDFKEIIENDRISTRKTKFEGTFIEYLDIVKKNPEVVKLAHKRIYDLIKNKGSEILRPEENHRIRKIYGNEVIKRYNFFKNDFFGIDKVIMKLMNYLNAASMKGEEARQVLYLVGPVGAGKSSLVESIKRALEEAKPVYSLKGCPMREEPLHLIPKHLREEFQDLLGVEIEGDLCPVCRYRLMHEYNGEYEKFPIVSNGFSIRSRKGIGVVPPVDPNNQDTSILTGSIDISKMDLYPEDDPRIFSLNGAFNVGNRGLVEFIEVFKNDVEYLHTIITATQEKSIPSPGKGAMIYFDGLIIAHSNEAEWTKFKSDHTNEAILDRIVKIEVPYCLELNEEKKIYEKILKKSNFTAHIAPHTLSVAAMFAVLSRLKPSSKVDLATKLKIYNGEDIVENGTTKKVDISELREEAGMAEGMNGISTRFIVKTIDNALSSSQYDCINPLSIMENIIRSVKDLDIADDEKKKYLGFVQNVIRKEYNKVLEKEITKAFIHSYREQAETLFNNYLDNAEAFVNKTRIKDNSTGEELNPDEKFMRSIEEQIGISESSSKGFRTDVTSYMFYVVRNGGKIAYDAYEPLKEAIEKKLTSSVKDLSRIITKSRVRDKEQDEKYNAMVEEMKKNGYCDHCCDVILKYAANNLWKD from the coding sequence ATGGATTTTAAAGAAATTATAGAGAATGATAGAATTAGCACAAGAAAAACGAAATTTGAAGGTACATTTATAGAATATCTTGATATAGTTAAGAAGAATCCAGAAGTTGTTAAACTAGCTCACAAAAGAATATATGATCTCATAAAAAATAAAGGCTCTGAAATTTTAAGACCAGAGGAAAACCATAGGATAAGGAAAATTTATGGAAATGAAGTAATAAAAAGATACAACTTTTTTAAGAATGACTTTTTTGGTATAGATAAGGTCATAATGAAGCTTATGAATTATTTGAACGCAGCATCAATGAAAGGTGAGGAAGCAAGACAGGTACTTTATCTTGTAGGACCTGTAGGAGCAGGAAAATCTTCTTTAGTTGAATCAATAAAAAGAGCACTTGAGGAAGCAAAACCAGTTTATTCATTAAAAGGTTGCCCTATGAGAGAAGAACCACTGCATCTTATTCCTAAACATTTAAGAGAAGAGTTTCAAGATTTGCTTGGAGTTGAAATTGAAGGAGATTTATGCCCTGTTTGTAGATATAGACTTATGCATGAATACAATGGTGAGTATGAGAAATTCCCTATAGTTAGTAATGGCTTTTCTATAAGGTCAAGAAAGGGAATTGGAGTAGTACCACCTGTTGATCCTAATAATCAGGATACATCAATTTTAACTGGTAGTATAGATATATCTAAAATGGATTTATACCCAGAGGATGATCCAAGGATTTTCTCATTAAATGGAGCTTTTAATGTTGGTAACAGAGGACTCGTAGAGTTTATAGAAGTATTTAAAAACGATGTAGAATATTTGCATACAATAATAACAGCAACTCAAGAGAAATCAATACCATCACCAGGTAAAGGAGCAATGATATATTTTGATGGACTTATAATAGCACATTCTAACGAGGCAGAATGGACTAAGTTTAAATCAGACCATACAAATGAAGCTATACTAGATAGAATTGTAAAGATTGAAGTACCTTATTGCTTGGAATTAAATGAAGAGAAAAAAATATATGAAAAAATTCTTAAGAAGAGTAATTTTACAGCGCATATAGCACCACATACTTTAAGTGTTGCAGCTATGTTTGCAGTACTTTCAAGACTTAAACCATCTTCAAAGGTTGATTTAGCAACAAAACTTAAGATATACAATGGAGAAGATATTGTAGAAAATGGAACTACTAAGAAGGTTGATATAAGTGAACTTAGGGAAGAAGCAGGAATGGCAGAAGGCATGAATGGAATATCTACAAGATTCATAGTGAAAACTATAGATAACGCTCTTTCAAGCTCACAATATGACTGCATAAATCCTTTGAGCATAATGGAAAACATTATAAGATCAGTTAAGGATCTTGACATAGCTGATGATGAAAAGAAAAAGTATTTAGGCTTTGTACAAAACGTAATAAGAAAAGAATATAATAAAGTTTTGGAAAAAGAGATAACGAAAGCATTTATTCATAGCTATAGAGAGCAAGCAGAAACTTTATTTAATAATTATTTAGATAATGCAGAGGCCTTTGTAAATAAAACGAGAATTAAGGATAACTCAACAGGTGAAGAGCTTAATCCAGATGAGAAGTTTATGAGATCCATAGAAGAGCAAATAGGTATATCTGAAAGCTCATCTAAAGGTTTTAGAACTGATGTTACATCGTATATGTTTTATGTAGTAAGAAATGGCGGGAAAATAGCTTATGATGCATATGAGCCCTTAAAAGAAGCCATCGAAAAGAAGCTTACCTCTTCAGTTAAGGATTTGTCAAGAATAATAACAAAATCAAGAGTAAGGGATAAAGAGCAGGACGAAAAGTATAATGCTATGGTTGAGGAAATGAAGAAGAATGGCTATTGCGATCATTGCTGCGATGTTATATTAAAATACGCTGCTAACAATTTGTGGAAGGATTGA
- the ribD gene encoding bifunctional diaminohydroxyphosphoribosylaminopyrimidine deaminase/5-amino-6-(5-phosphoribosylamino)uracil reductase RibD: MFKLNEAFMKRALDIAKKGSGYVNPNPMVGAVIVKDNKIIGEGYHEKFGGNHAEVNALKMAGDEAKGAELYVTLEPCSHYGKTPPCALAVVKAGIKKVIIAMEDPNPLVSSRGIKILRDNGIDVVTGIMKEEAEKLNEVFIKYIKTKKPFVVMKTACTLDGKICTVSGENRWISGEASRRYVHYLRSKYMGIMVGVDTAILDNPLLTTRVDNKKLRSPTAIIVDSKLRVPFKLKIFGTLSERKIILATTELAEDDKVSKFKDMGVTIIKTPDKNGRVDLTYLMNELGDMGVDSILLEGGSKLNFSCLKERIVDKVNYFVAPIIVGGEKSKGTVGGDGIDHLVDAIKIFDFHSEKIGQDILITGYVNRR, translated from the coding sequence ATGTTTAAATTGAATGAAGCTTTTATGAAAAGAGCTTTAGATATTGCAAAAAAAGGTAGTGGATATGTAAATCCTAATCCTATGGTTGGGGCAGTTATAGTTAAGGACAATAAAATAATTGGAGAAGGGTACCATGAGAAGTTTGGTGGAAATCATGCTGAAGTAAATGCTTTAAAAATGGCAGGAGACGAAGCTAAGGGTGCTGAACTGTATGTTACTTTAGAACCCTGCTCTCATTACGGAAAAACGCCACCTTGTGCGCTTGCAGTTGTCAAAGCAGGTATAAAAAAAGTTATAATAGCAATGGAAGATCCTAATCCTTTAGTTAGTTCAAGAGGTATAAAAATATTAAGGGATAATGGCATAGATGTTGTTACTGGAATTATGAAAGAAGAAGCTGAGAAGCTAAATGAAGTTTTTATAAAGTATATAAAGACTAAGAAACCATTTGTAGTTATGAAGACAGCTTGCACGTTGGATGGTAAAATATGCACAGTGTCGGGAGAAAACAGGTGGATAAGTGGAGAAGCTTCAAGGAGATATGTGCATTATTTGAGAAGTAAGTATATGGGGATAATGGTTGGAGTAGATACAGCTATTTTAGATAATCCACTTCTTACAACAAGAGTTGATAATAAAAAATTAAGGAGTCCTACAGCGATAATCGTTGATTCTAAGCTTAGAGTACCATTTAAGCTTAAAATTTTTGGTACACTCTCTGAAAGAAAGATTATCCTTGCAACTACCGAACTAGCAGAGGATGATAAGGTATCTAAATTTAAAGATATGGGGGTTACAATTATAAAAACTCCTGATAAAAATGGGCGTGTAGATTTAACTTATTTAATGAATGAGTTAGGTGACATGGGAGTGGATAGTATTTTACTTGAGGGTGGCAGTAAATTGAATTTTTCTTGTTTAAAGGAAAGAATTGTAGATAAAGTAAATTATTTTGTTGCTCCAATAATTGTAGGAGGGGAAAAAAGCAAGGGAACAGTTGGTGGAGATGGAATTGATCATTTGGTTGATGCTATAAAGATATTTGATTTTCATTCAGAAAAGATAGGACAAGACATTTTAATAACTGGATATGTGAATAGGAGGTGA
- the cbiE gene encoding precorrin-6y C5,15-methyltransferase (decarboxylating) subunit CbiE has product MVYIVGIGPGNRKYILPFAEEIINKSDVIIGFQRAIESIEYICAKKITVNSMKDIISFINLNLDINISILASGDPCFYSILNYIQKNYEHKIEVVPGISSFQYLMAKLKKSWSEAYVSSIHGRNEDLIEKIRENNVTVWLTDKQNSPKYICKLLKQNKVKANIYVGENLSYEDEKITAGNVEEILNMEFGKLCVVVIERH; this is encoded by the coding sequence ATGGTTTATATAGTTGGAATAGGTCCAGGAAATAGGAAATATATACTTCCTTTTGCAGAGGAAATCATAAATAAAAGTGATGTAATTATTGGTTTTCAAAGGGCAATTGAGAGTATAGAATACATTTGTGCTAAAAAAATCACAGTTAATTCAATGAAGGATATAATTTCCTTCATAAACTTAAATTTAGATATTAATATTTCAATTTTAGCTTCCGGTGATCCTTGCTTTTATAGCATATTAAATTACATACAAAAAAATTATGAACATAAAATCGAGGTAGTACCAGGAATAAGCTCATTTCAATATCTTATGGCTAAGCTTAAAAAATCATGGAGCGAAGCTTATGTTTCAAGTATACATGGTAGAAATGAAGATTTGATTGAAAAGATAAGAGAAAATAATGTCACAGTTTGGCTTACTGATAAACAAAATTCACCTAAGTATATTTGCAAATTATTAAAGCAAAATAAAGTAAAAGCAAATATATATGTTGGAGAAAATTTATCTTATGAGGATGAAAAGATAACAGCAGGAAATGTGGAAGAAATATTAAATATGGAATTTGGTAAATTATGTGTAGTAGTTATAGAAAGACATTGA
- a CDS encoding SpoVR family protein, whose amino-acid sequence MGDYTLKELENWNEKIEAKVNEVGLNYYEQEFEIISYNEMLEAEAYTGMPSRYPHWSYGKAYEKQKTLYGYDLVGLPYEMVINSNPCIAYLMKDNTLLLQILTMAHVYGHNDFFKNNRLFKEGTDANETVNMFKNDADTIRRYIDNPAIGNEKVENILDAAHAIRYQTKRVIGEKRLSSEEIRNKIIEEFNSSYRPKSIIEPYEKPKEPDLSKIPLEPEEDILYFIEKYGGLEDWKKNVIDIVRRETAYFIPQIESKIMNEGWASFWHYTILNELNLESGLHLEFLKRHNDVLAPSMGSLNPYYLGFKILKDIEKRYGRDKIFEVRAVERDESFIRKYLTRELCEELNLFEFSKKRGEYIIDNVADEEGWKNIRNSICNGCGMNGIPIIRVVELIKKDNNLVLEQIYDGRELNMQYAEETLKYVANLWRGKVTLKTIIADKEYKIVCDENKKICEVK is encoded by the coding sequence ATGGGGGATTATACATTAAAAGAACTTGAAAATTGGAATGAAAAAATTGAAGCAAAGGTCAATGAAGTGGGACTTAATTACTACGAGCAGGAATTTGAAATTATAAGCTACAATGAAATGCTTGAGGCAGAAGCATATACAGGAATGCCTTCCAGGTATCCTCATTGGAGCTATGGAAAGGCATATGAAAAGCAAAAAACTTTATATGGATATGATCTTGTTGGACTTCCATATGAGATGGTTATAAATTCTAATCCTTGTATAGCATATTTGATGAAAGATAATACTCTCTTACTTCAAATTTTAACAATGGCACATGTTTATGGTCATAATGATTTTTTTAAGAATAACAGACTTTTCAAAGAGGGTACTGATGCAAATGAAACTGTAAACATGTTTAAGAATGATGCAGATACAATAAGAAGGTATATAGATAATCCTGCCATAGGAAATGAAAAAGTTGAAAACATTCTTGATGCTGCTCATGCAATTAGGTATCAAACAAAGAGGGTAATAGGAGAAAAAAGGCTTTCAAGTGAGGAAATAAGAAACAAAATAATAGAGGAGTTTAATTCTAGCTACAGACCCAAAAGTATAATTGAACCTTATGAAAAACCTAAGGAACCAGATCTTAGTAAAATACCCTTAGAACCAGAGGAAGATATTTTATATTTTATAGAAAAGTATGGTGGACTTGAGGATTGGAAAAAGAATGTTATAGATATTGTAAGAAGAGAAACAGCATATTTTATACCTCAAATTGAAAGTAAAATAATGAACGAGGGTTGGGCAAGTTTTTGGCACTATACAATACTTAATGAGCTTAATCTTGAAAGTGGACTTCACTTAGAGTTTTTAAAGAGGCATAATGATGTATTAGCTCCAAGTATGGGATCTCTAAATCCATATTATCTCGGTTTTAAAATATTAAAGGATATAGAAAAGAGATATGGGAGAGATAAAATTTTTGAGGTTAGAGCGGTTGAAAGAGATGAATCTTTTATAAGAAAATATCTCACTCGTGAATTGTGTGAAGAACTGAATTTATTTGAGTTTTCCAAAAAGAGGGGAGAGTATATAATAGATAACGTGGCAGATGAAGAAGGGTGGAAAAATATAAGAAATTCTATATGCAATGGATGCGGAATGAATGGAATACCTATAATAAGAGTTGTAGAATTGATTAAGAAAGATAATAATTTAGTACTTGAACAAATCTATGATGGAAGAGAACTAAACATGCAGTATGCTGAAGAAACTTTAAAGTATGTAGCTAATTTGTGGAGAGGAAAAGTTACTTTAAAGACAATTATTGCAGATAAAGAATACAAAATAGTCTGTGATGAAAATAAAAAAATTTGTGAAGTAAAGTAG
- the yhbH gene encoding sporulation protein YhbH yields MAIFRDYSINPTEHDRTIGDRRRHKELVEKAIKDNLADIVSEESIIGESHNKKIKIPIRGLKEYKFVYGNNSSYVGSGNGNEKKGTVIGKEQMGSSSKGKGKGAGNSEGEDVYETEVTIEEVFSYLLEDLNLPNLDKKKYSEIVNDSSKKKAGYQKYGIRPRLAKKRTVIEKIKREQARKRAIKEAGKEGIVERLPFNEEDLRYHRIKEKPKKECNAAILCIMDCSGSMDSTKKYLARSFFFILSRFIRMKYVNVEIAFVSHSTVGREVTETEFFHKVESGGTYISSGLNMAMDIIKERFNPAAWNIYGFYVSDGDNFTEDDDRAIKSMQKFCTIANMIGYAEILPYSYSGTMKYKFDNHVDDKNFISSTIRNKEDLWPVLKKMLIKELKE; encoded by the coding sequence ATGGCTATTTTTAGAGATTACAGTATCAATCCTACAGAACACGATAGAACTATAGGAGACAGAAGAAGGCATAAGGAGTTAGTTGAAAAAGCAATTAAAGATAATCTTGCGGATATAGTTTCAGAAGAGAGCATAATTGGGGAAAGTCATAATAAAAAAATTAAAATACCAATAAGGGGACTTAAGGAATACAAATTTGTTTATGGCAACAATAGTTCTTACGTTGGAAGTGGAAATGGTAATGAAAAAAAAGGAACTGTTATAGGGAAAGAGCAGATGGGAAGTTCGTCTAAAGGTAAAGGAAAGGGAGCAGGAAATAGTGAAGGGGAAGATGTTTATGAGACAGAAGTGACAATTGAAGAAGTTTTTAGCTATCTTCTTGAGGATCTTAATTTACCTAATTTAGACAAGAAAAAGTATTCTGAGATAGTTAATGATAGTTCAAAGAAAAAAGCAGGATATCAAAAATATGGTATTAGACCAAGGCTCGCTAAGAAAAGAACTGTTATAGAGAAAATAAAGAGAGAGCAGGCTAGAAAAAGGGCTATAAAGGAAGCAGGAAAAGAAGGTATAGTAGAAAGATTGCCTTTTAATGAAGAAGATTTAAGATACCACAGAATAAAAGAGAAACCTAAAAAAGAATGTAATGCAGCTATTCTCTGCATAATGGATTGTTCTGGTTCTATGGATAGTACTAAAAAATATCTTGCCCGTTCTTTCTTTTTTATATTATCAAGGTTTATAAGAATGAAGTATGTTAATGTTGAAATAGCTTTTGTATCACATTCTACAGTAGGACGTGAGGTTACGGAAACAGAGTTTTTTCACAAGGTAGAATCGGGAGGTACCTATATTTCAAGTGGATTAAATATGGCAATGGATATTATTAAAGAAAGATTTAATCCAGCAGCCTGGAATATTTATGGTTTTTATGTAAGTGATGGCGATAATTTTACTGAAGATGATGATAGGGCAATAAAATCAATGCAGAAGTTCTGTACTATAGCCAATATGATTGGTTATGCTGAGATTTTACCATATTCTTATTCAGGAACGATGAAATATAAATTTGATAATCATGTAGATGATAAAAACTTCATATCTTCGACCATAAGAAATAAAGAAGACTTATGGCCAGTGCTTAAAAAAATGCTCATAAAGGAATTAAAGGAGTGA
- a CDS encoding biotin--[acetyl-CoA-carboxylase] ligase has product MNNTENFLDINKINSSLTTKYIGRNILLLDTVDSTNLEAKRIIKNSDYNGTLVIAEEQTFGKCRFSDRVWNSPKYKGLWMSLILKPTIEKKLFPLITQLAAASITYSFNKNNINSLIKWPNDILLNGKKLIGILAELSEDLYNEPNIILGIGININQAPEDFSPEITKKATSLKIELNKELSREAILSSILNDFETMYNNFLNTQNPDAFLSICKKNSALIGREIAVTKKDSTQSAKVIDISNAGELVVAFKDGSYENLISGEVTLNKFY; this is encoded by the coding sequence ATGAATAATACAGAAAATTTTCTAGATATAAATAAAATAAATTCAAGCCTTACAACAAAATATATTGGAAGAAACATACTACTTTTAGATACTGTAGATTCAACTAATTTAGAGGCAAAACGAATTATAAAAAACTCTGACTATAATGGAACTCTTGTAATTGCAGAAGAGCAAACTTTTGGGAAATGCAGATTTTCTGATAGAGTATGGAATTCACCAAAATATAAGGGGTTATGGATGTCTCTTATATTAAAACCAACTATAGAAAAAAAGTTATTTCCTTTGATAACACAATTAGCTGCAGCTTCTATAACATATTCTTTTAACAAAAATAATATAAATAGCCTTATTAAATGGCCAAATGACATACTTTTAAATGGTAAAAAACTCATTGGAATATTAGCTGAATTATCAGAAGACCTGTATAATGAACCAAACATAATTTTAGGCATTGGAATAAACATAAATCAAGCTCCTGAAGATTTTTCACCTGAAATAACAAAAAAGGCAACTTCCTTAAAAATAGAATTAAATAAAGAACTTTCTCGCGAAGCTATTCTTTCAAGTATTTTAAATGACTTTGAAACTATGTATAATAATTTTTTAAATACACAAAATCCTGATGCTTTTCTTAGCATATGTAAAAAAAATTCAGCTCTTATAGGAAGGGAAATTGCCGTTACCAAAAAAGATTCTACACAATCAGCTAAGGTAATTGATATAAGTAATGCTGGAGAATTAGTTGTAGCCTTCAAAGATGGGAGTTATGAAAATTTAATTTCGGGCGAAGTAACTCTCAACAAGTTTTACTAG
- a CDS encoding DUF3793 family protein — MVELSYSFIDFIKGVTGKKYMVNLITYSIAPVMFKQKPSSIITISNEYKGMYDLWKAYGEEYLKYIDLDTFEIKREKDSLILLFYDKELLNKTLYHKTNMKFLTRFGYNYKMNLDEILEFLKERYKQTLCPHELGIFLGIPVEDVEGFIKCNGENCLYCGYWKVYKNKERALDTFKKYDESRIKAIKLLSENIELSQVKNIFTQ, encoded by the coding sequence ATGGTAGAACTTTCATATAGCTTTATAGATTTTATTAAAGGAGTTACAGGAAAAAAGTATATGGTGAATTTGATAACATATTCTATAGCACCAGTTATGTTTAAGCAAAAACCATCTTCTATAATTACTATATCTAATGAGTATAAAGGGATGTATGATTTATGGAAAGCTTATGGGGAAGAATATTTAAAATATATAGATTTAGATACCTTTGAAATTAAAAGGGAAAAAGATTCTTTAATACTTTTGTTTTATGATAAAGAGTTATTGAATAAAACTCTTTATCATAAAACAAACATGAAGTTTTTAACTAGATTTGGTTATAATTACAAAATGAATTTAGATGAAATTCTTGAGTTTTTAAAAGAAAGATATAAACAGACTCTTTGTCCACATGAACTGGGGATATTTTTAGGTATTCCAGTTGAAGATGTTGAGGGATTTATAAAATGTAATGGTGAAAACTGTTTATATTGTGGATATTGGAAGGTTTATAAAAATAAAGAAAGAGCTTTAGATACATTTAAAAAATATGATGAATCAAGAATAAAGGCAATTAAATTATTAAGTGAAAACATTGAATTAAGTCAAGTTAAAAATATTTTCACTCAATAG